From Variovorax sp. J2L1-78, the proteins below share one genomic window:
- a CDS encoding alanyl-tRNA editing protein — protein MSPYLCHTQPDCFSFEANVIARRPNAVLLDRSFFYPGGGGQLADRGTLQWKGGEMKISRIEMEGGHAWHCFDETDVATMSAEKVVAQVDREFRFMMSQLHTGLHILNALVYQRFEGALVTGVQMAADGTARIDFDLPEADNNDLRKLEPELNTLISDGLQVNAVYLDAAELAREPGVVRSRSVAPPSQDDGTTRIIDIVGLDRQACGGTHLSKTSQSAPLRILKIENKGQHNRRIRIGLVR, from the coding sequence ATGTCTCCTTACCTTTGCCATACCCAACCCGATTGCTTCAGCTTCGAGGCCAACGTCATCGCGCGGCGTCCGAACGCTGTGCTGCTCGATCGGTCCTTTTTCTACCCAGGCGGTGGCGGGCAGTTGGCGGATCGCGGCACGCTGCAATGGAAGGGCGGCGAGATGAAGATCAGCCGGATCGAGATGGAGGGCGGCCATGCGTGGCACTGCTTCGACGAGACCGACGTCGCCACGATGTCCGCCGAAAAGGTCGTCGCCCAGGTGGATCGGGAATTCCGTTTCATGATGAGCCAGTTGCACACCGGCCTGCACATTCTCAACGCGCTTGTCTACCAACGCTTCGAAGGCGCACTGGTGACCGGCGTGCAAATGGCCGCCGACGGCACGGCCCGTATCGATTTCGATCTGCCCGAGGCCGACAACAACGACCTGCGCAAGCTCGAGCCCGAACTCAACACGCTGATCTCGGACGGTCTGCAGGTGAATGCGGTGTATCTCGATGCGGCCGAACTCGCGCGCGAGCCGGGGGTGGTGCGAAGCCGGTCCGTCGCACCGCCGAGCCAGGACGACGGCACCACGCGCATCATCGACATCGTGGGCCTGGACCGGCAGGCCTGCGGCGGAACCCATCTTTCGAAGACCTCGCAGTCGGCACCGCTGCGCATCCTGAAGATCGAGAACAAGGGGCAACACAACCGGAGGATCCGGATCGGGCTGGTCCGATAG
- a CDS encoding DMT family transporter codes for MTTSLALPAASKSNLLSFMALLLGAAALALGGVFLRHSELPPTASAVYRVALAIPIFFLLDALAARAETAHATGAASEQRPAVPIKLILVGFIFSGNLALYHWSMTLTTLANSNLLANLAPIFVVLGSKLFLGKKFSAAFLWGMLFALGGAFVLIGHRLDFGSNYMAGNLLGLLTAVFYGAYLLAVSLVRSNHRTMTVMAWSSIGTLIVLLPVTLWRGESLVPHTLHGMLMLVGLAVISHVGGQGLIAYALAKLPAALSSITLLVQPVIATVLGASLFHEYLSVPEFVGGAIILIGIVTARRFS; via the coding sequence ATGACCACATCCCTTGCCCTGCCTGCTGCCTCCAAAAGCAACCTGCTTTCCTTCATGGCGCTGCTGCTTGGCGCGGCGGCATTGGCGTTGGGCGGCGTCTTTCTTCGACACAGCGAATTGCCCCCGACCGCCAGTGCGGTCTACCGGGTGGCGCTGGCGATTCCCATCTTCTTCCTGCTCGACGCGTTGGCCGCAAGAGCCGAAACCGCACACGCGACCGGCGCTGCATCCGAACAGAGGCCGGCCGTTCCGATCAAGCTCATCCTTGTCGGATTCATCTTCTCGGGAAATCTGGCGCTCTATCACTGGTCCATGACGCTGACCACGCTGGCCAATTCGAATCTCCTTGCCAACCTTGCCCCGATCTTCGTGGTGCTCGGGTCCAAGCTGTTTCTGGGGAAAAAATTCAGTGCCGCATTCCTGTGGGGCATGCTGTTCGCACTGGGCGGTGCGTTCGTTCTGATCGGCCATCGGCTGGACTTCGGATCGAACTACATGGCAGGCAATCTGTTGGGGCTGCTGACGGCGGTCTTCTACGGCGCCTACCTGCTGGCGGTCAGCCTGGTGCGCTCGAACCATCGAACGATGACCGTCATGGCATGGAGCAGCATCGGAACCCTGATCGTTCTTTTGCCCGTCACGCTTTGGCGCGGCGAATCGCTGGTTCCGCACACGCTTCACGGCATGCTGATGCTGGTGGGGCTGGCGGTCATCTCCCATGTCGGTGGCCAGGGCCTCATCGCCTATGCGCTGGCCAAGCTCCCTGCCGCGCTGTCTTCCATCACGCTCCTGGTGCAGCCCGTGATTGCCACCGTGCTCGGCGCCTCTCTGTTTCACGAATATCTGAGCGTTCCCGAATTCGTGGGGGGCGCCATCATCCTGATCGGCATCGTGACGGCACGCCGATTCTCCTAG
- a CDS encoding AraC family transcriptional regulator translates to MAKLDPLNTSRYWHVPDLPGMDMLHADFTTHDYAPHVHHSFVIALTEAGGSEFKSRGRTGMAHPQALLVFNPAEPHSGRMGGSARWRYRSFYLAEPGIRHLMTTLGIDHTRYFGSNTVCDEALIASFLELHRALDGNSAPCDPLRQQELFVHSFGTLFQNHAQPGQRVLPAPAEARVLAPVLELLRDAFTERLTLEQMAAIADLTPFQLIGAFNRTIGLTPHTYLTQLRLRAAIVHLAAGRPLIEAAIASGFYDQSALTRHFKRTFGMTPLQYVRARMR, encoded by the coding sequence TTGGCCAAGCTGGACCCTCTGAATACCTCACGCTACTGGCACGTTCCCGACCTGCCGGGCATGGACATGCTGCACGCGGACTTCACGACGCACGACTATGCGCCGCACGTGCACCATTCCTTCGTGATCGCGCTGACCGAAGCCGGAGGCTCGGAATTCAAGAGCCGCGGCCGAACGGGCATGGCCCATCCACAAGCGCTCCTCGTGTTCAACCCGGCCGAACCCCATTCGGGTCGCATGGGCGGCAGCGCCCGTTGGCGGTACCGGTCCTTCTATCTGGCCGAGCCGGGCATCCGGCACCTGATGACCACCCTGGGGATCGATCACACCCGGTACTTCGGGTCGAACACTGTTTGCGATGAAGCGCTCATCGCCAGCTTTCTGGAACTCCATCGCGCCCTCGATGGAAACAGCGCACCGTGCGACCCCCTGCGGCAGCAGGAGCTGTTCGTTCACAGCTTCGGAACGCTCTTCCAGAACCACGCACAGCCCGGGCAGCGCGTGCTGCCGGCACCTGCGGAGGCTCGCGTCCTAGCGCCGGTGCTGGAACTGCTGCGCGACGCCTTCACGGAACGGTTGACCCTCGAACAGATGGCGGCGATCGCCGACCTGACGCCGTTCCAGCTGATCGGGGCGTTCAACCGGACGATCGGACTGACGCCCCATACGTACCTGACGCAACTGCGCCTCAGGGCGGCGATCGTTCACCTCGCGGCGGGTCGGCCGCTGATCGAAGCGGCGATCGCGAGCGGTTTCTACGACCAGAGCGCCCTCACCAGGCATTTCAAACGCACCTTCGGCATGACGCCTCTTCAGTACGTCCGCGCCCGGATGCGCTGA
- a CDS encoding asparaginase: MVNKSNPGALGVLVLGTGGTIAGRAASAADNVGYTAGEVGVDVLLQGLDPPPGLPVWAEQVAQLDSKDMDFEVWQALAARCAEALARDDVGGLVITHGTDTLEETAFFLQSVLSPVKPVVLTCAMRPASALVPDGPQNLRDAISLAAWPGATGVTVVCAGAVHRSLDVQKVHTYRLDAFDSGDAGPLGYMEEGALRALRAWPEPQGASAARLDAVIATEPFAWPRVEILTSHAGAQGLLIDALVQARRSGGAHAVDGLVLAATGNGTLHHTIETAALRAQAAGIAVLRATRCAQGRIVGTSGAAIRDAGALTPVKARVALILELLVARAH; this comes from the coding sequence ATGGTGAACAAAAGCAACCCGGGCGCGCTCGGCGTGCTGGTCCTGGGCACGGGCGGCACGATCGCCGGACGGGCGGCGTCCGCCGCCGACAACGTCGGCTACACGGCAGGCGAGGTCGGTGTCGATGTCCTGCTGCAGGGGCTCGATCCGCCGCCGGGCCTGCCGGTGTGGGCCGAGCAGGTCGCGCAGCTGGACAGCAAGGACATGGACTTCGAGGTCTGGCAGGCGCTCGCAGCCCGCTGCGCCGAGGCGCTGGCGCGCGACGATGTGGGTGGCCTCGTCATCACGCACGGCACCGACACGCTGGAGGAAACCGCGTTCTTCCTGCAGTCCGTGCTGAGCCCCGTCAAGCCGGTGGTGCTCACCTGCGCGATGCGGCCGGCGAGTGCACTGGTGCCCGATGGCCCGCAGAACCTGCGCGACGCGATCAGCCTCGCGGCCTGGCCGGGCGCGACGGGCGTGACAGTGGTCTGCGCCGGCGCGGTCCATCGGTCGCTCGACGTGCAGAAGGTGCACACCTACCGCTTGGACGCCTTCGATTCGGGCGACGCCGGGCCGCTGGGCTATATGGAGGAGGGCGCCCTCCGTGCGCTCCGTGCGTGGCCCGAGCCGCAGGGCGCTTCGGCGGCACGCCTCGACGCCGTCATCGCGACCGAACCGTTTGCGTGGCCACGGGTCGAGATCCTGACCAGCCACGCAGGCGCGCAGGGGCTGCTCATCGATGCGCTCGTGCAGGCACGGCGGTCCGGCGGTGCCCACGCGGTCGACGGCCTCGTGCTGGCGGCGACGGGCAATGGCACGCTGCACCACACGATCGAGACCGCGGCCCTGCGCGCACAGGCGGCGGGCATCGCGGTGTTGCGCGCCACGCGTTGCGCACAGGGACGCATCGTGGGCACCTCCGGCGCGGCGATTCGCGACGCCGGTGCGCTCACGCCGGTGAAGGCGCGCGTCGCGCTGATCCTGGAGTTGCTGGTGGCACGCGCGCACTGA
- the lexA gene encoding transcriptional repressor LexA: MQFAVKLTARQQQILDLIRSTIAQTGAPPTRAEIAAELGFKSANAAEEHLQALARKGAIELLSGTSRGIRLKGDALRSLNESRDNQFSLSLPGMAQLALPLVGRVAAGSPILAQEHVDQTYYVENTLFQHQPDYLLKVRGMSMRDAGIMDGDLLAVQSTKEARNGQIVVARLGDEVTVKRLKRNKQVIELHAENPDYPTIVVQPGEPFEIEGLAVGLIRNTMLM, from the coding sequence ATGCAGTTCGCCGTCAAGCTTACCGCCCGTCAGCAGCAGATTCTGGACTTGATCCGCAGCACCATCGCGCAGACCGGTGCGCCGCCGACGCGTGCCGAAATCGCGGCCGAACTGGGCTTCAAATCGGCCAATGCGGCGGAAGAACACCTGCAGGCGCTGGCACGCAAGGGCGCGATCGAACTGCTCAGCGGCACCTCCCGCGGCATTCGGCTCAAGGGCGACGCGCTGCGTTCGCTCAACGAGTCGCGCGACAACCAGTTCTCGCTCTCGCTGCCGGGCATGGCCCAGCTGGCGTTGCCGCTGGTGGGCCGCGTGGCGGCGGGTTCGCCGATCCTCGCGCAGGAGCATGTGGACCAGACCTACTACGTCGAGAACACCTTGTTCCAGCATCAGCCGGACTACCTGCTCAAGGTGCGCGGCATGTCGATGCGCGATGCCGGCATCATGGACGGCGACCTGCTGGCCGTTCAGTCGACCAAGGAAGCGCGCAACGGCCAGATCGTGGTCGCGCGCCTGGGCGACGAAGTGACCGTCAAGCGCCTCAAACGCAACAAGCAGGTGATCGAGCTGCATGCCGAGAACCCCGACTACCCGACCATCGTGGTCCAGCCCGGCGAGCCCTTCGAGATCGAAGGCCTGGCCGTCGGGCTGATCCGCAACACCATGTTGATGTAA
- a CDS encoding D-2-hydroxyacid dehydrogenase family protein, whose product MNIVILDDYQDAVRKLQCAAKLDAYAAKVYTNTVKGIGQLSVRLKDADVIVLIRERSQISRQLIEKLPKLKLISQTGRVGKHIDVTACTEQGIAVAEGSGSPLAPAELTWALIMAAMRRLPQYISNLKHGAWQQSGLKSASMPPNFGLGSVLKGKTLCIWGYGRIGQLVARYGQAFGMQVVIWGREQSRDLARSDGFQVAPSREAFFAAADVLTVHLRMNDDTRGIVTLEDLSRMKPTALFVNTSRAELVEPDALLAALNRGRPGIAAIDVFESEPPLQGHALLRLENCICTPHIGYVEQDSYEMYFGQAFDNVVSFIKGNPTNIVNPGALQVRR is encoded by the coding sequence ATGAACATTGTGATCCTCGACGACTACCAGGACGCGGTGCGCAAGTTGCAATGCGCCGCCAAACTCGATGCCTACGCGGCGAAGGTCTATACCAACACGGTCAAGGGCATCGGCCAACTGTCGGTGCGCTTGAAAGACGCCGACGTGATCGTCCTGATCCGCGAGCGCAGCCAGATTTCCCGCCAGCTGATCGAGAAGCTGCCCAAGCTCAAGCTCATTTCCCAGACCGGCCGGGTCGGCAAGCACATCGACGTCACCGCCTGCACCGAACAGGGCATCGCGGTGGCCGAGGGCAGCGGCTCGCCGCTTGCGCCGGCCGAGCTGACGTGGGCGCTGATCATGGCGGCGATGCGGCGGCTTCCGCAGTACATCAGCAACCTCAAGCACGGCGCGTGGCAGCAGTCCGGCCTCAAGTCGGCCTCGATGCCGCCGAACTTCGGACTGGGCTCGGTGCTCAAGGGCAAGACGCTGTGCATCTGGGGTTACGGCCGCATCGGGCAGCTGGTGGCGCGCTACGGCCAGGCCTTCGGCATGCAGGTGGTGATCTGGGGCCGCGAACAGAGCCGTGACCTCGCCCGGTCCGACGGCTTCCAGGTCGCGCCGAGCCGCGAGGCCTTCTTCGCCGCCGCCGACGTCCTCACGGTGCATCTGCGCATGAACGACGACACGCGCGGCATCGTCACGCTGGAAGACCTGTCGCGAATGAAGCCGACCGCCCTGTTCGTGAACACCTCGCGTGCCGAGCTGGTCGAGCCCGACGCCCTTCTGGCCGCCCTCAACCGTGGCCGGCCCGGGATCGCGGCGATCGACGTGTTCGAAAGCGAACCGCCCTTGCAGGGTCACGCGCTGCTGCGTCTGGAGAACTGCATCTGCACGCCGCACATCGGCTATGTCGAGCAGGACAGCTACGAGATGTACTTCGGCCAGGCCTTCGACAACGTGGTGAGCTTCATCAAGGGCAATCCCACCAACATCGTGAACCCCGGCGCCCTGCAGGTTCGACGCTGA
- a CDS encoding type IV pilus assembly protein FimV: MPLFLLGFAVPSLALTLGQPQGAVWIGRPLDLVVPLTLAEGEGGDSLCAEAEMVQGGVRADDRRVTVSLEPGGRPGQTRIHIRSTTPIEEPVVQVTVRAGCQASSSRQFVLLADMPVELTAAPVLPGASGASSSGTTDASVTRSNRRPQRATGDGSGSAASAASPTSPPQRAAIPRPRPAASAERGEARAPAARATPPARRSAPTTPARAPVPAPPPAATAAAPTVPPAGSPSASGGARLQLDLLDPSAARNPALAASAAASAGAPDPAVSAALAAASAAANAEELQRANERMKALEATLAALREQSAQNQRLLLEMRTELAEARDSRYRNPLVYALCLLLLLALIGLFMLWRVARRTTGPAWWGDTTGKDDGPSLPPVSAALSTGLAGASVAERSAAPKTGPFGTPLVAADTEDESPDTLPPLPEDESAPARYVNTEELFDVQQQSDFFLSLGQHEQAIAVLSEHIADNPETSALAYLDLLRIYHALDRRDDYARVGQEFERAFNASVPDFEHFSEVGHGLEHYRSTLARIEAQWPRQGTLALIEELVFRKPGTRGDESFDLAAYRELLLLYSVAKEVIDPDSAPPTPVTPLSFLDTHEAKLEPTRPADLDRATAQLGLTGSDHNAPNAPLPSLYGAIDETLSHDTVIAAHPGAASARPAASTSTSSHEEEPQTRPMSVNERQEHPDQSAAMAFDNTSLETLETLPAELELEKRPSSPPTTDDMPLPELRLDLELFDPAIEAEIAPRPRRRR, encoded by the coding sequence GTGCCCCTGTTTTTACTCGGGTTCGCCGTTCCCTCTCTCGCACTGACGCTCGGACAGCCGCAAGGTGCGGTCTGGATCGGGCGGCCGCTCGACCTCGTCGTGCCACTGACGCTGGCCGAAGGCGAGGGCGGCGATTCGCTGTGCGCCGAGGCCGAGATGGTCCAGGGCGGCGTGCGGGCGGACGATCGACGCGTGACTGTATCGCTCGAACCGGGAGGCCGACCTGGCCAGACCCGCATCCACATCCGGTCGACCACGCCGATCGAGGAGCCGGTCGTGCAGGTCACCGTGCGGGCGGGCTGCCAGGCGAGTTCGAGCCGCCAGTTCGTGCTGCTGGCCGACATGCCGGTCGAGCTCACCGCAGCGCCCGTGCTGCCCGGCGCGTCGGGTGCATCGTCATCGGGGACCACCGATGCATCGGTCACGCGGAGCAACCGACGCCCGCAGCGCGCCACCGGCGATGGCAGTGGATCCGCGGCCTCTGCGGCATCCCCGACCTCGCCCCCGCAGCGCGCGGCCATCCCCCGGCCCCGTCCGGCCGCTTCGGCGGAGCGTGGCGAAGCGCGCGCGCCAGCGGCCCGTGCCACCCCACCGGCGCGCCGCAGCGCCCCAACCACGCCGGCACGGGCACCGGTGCCGGCGCCCCCCCCGGCCGCCACTGCGGCGGCACCGACCGTGCCACCGGCGGGTTCGCCGTCGGCGAGTGGCGGCGCCCGTCTGCAACTCGATCTGCTCGACCCGTCGGCCGCGCGCAATCCCGCACTGGCGGCATCGGCTGCTGCCTCGGCGGGAGCCCCCGATCCGGCCGTGTCCGCCGCACTCGCCGCCGCCAGCGCGGCCGCCAATGCCGAAGAGCTCCAACGTGCCAACGAACGCATGAAGGCGCTGGAGGCCACGCTGGCGGCCCTGCGTGAGCAGAGCGCCCAGAACCAGCGCCTGCTGCTGGAAATGCGCACCGAGCTGGCCGAGGCGCGCGACAGCCGCTATCGCAACCCGCTGGTGTATGCCCTCTGCCTGCTGCTGCTCCTGGCATTGATCGGTCTCTTCATGCTCTGGCGTGTCGCACGTCGCACGACCGGTCCCGCCTGGTGGGGCGACACGACCGGCAAGGACGACGGGCCGTCCCTGCCGCCCGTGAGCGCCGCGCTGTCCACGGGCCTGGCGGGTGCATCGGTCGCCGAGCGCTCGGCAGCACCGAAGACCGGACCGTTCGGCACCCCGCTCGTCGCAGCCGACACCGAGGACGAGTCGCCGGACACGCTGCCGCCACTGCCGGAAGACGAGAGCGCCCCCGCGCGCTACGTGAACACCGAGGAACTGTTCGACGTGCAGCAGCAGTCGGACTTCTTCCTCTCGCTCGGCCAGCATGAGCAGGCGATCGCGGTGCTCAGCGAGCACATCGCCGACAACCCGGAAACCAGCGCACTGGCCTACCTCGACCTGCTGCGCATCTACCACGCGCTCGACCGGCGCGACGACTACGCGCGGGTCGGCCAGGAATTCGAACGGGCGTTCAATGCCTCGGTGCCGGACTTCGAGCATTTCTCCGAAGTCGGTCACGGCCTCGAGCACTACCGCTCGACCCTGGCGCGTATCGAAGCCCAGTGGCCACGGCAGGGCACACTGGCCCTCATCGAGGAACTGGTGTTCCGCAAGCCCGGCACGCGCGGCGACGAAAGCTTCGACCTCGCCGCGTACCGCGAGCTGCTGTTGCTGTACTCGGTCGCCAAGGAAGTGATCGACCCCGACAGCGCACCGCCGACGCCGGTCACGCCGTTGTCCTTTCTCGACACGCACGAAGCGAAGCTCGAGCCGACCCGGCCGGCCGACCTGGACCGCGCGACCGCGCAGCTCGGCTTGACCGGCAGTGATCACAACGCGCCCAACGCGCCGCTGCCGTCGCTGTATGGCGCCATCGACGAGACGCTGTCGCACGACACGGTCATCGCCGCGCACCCTGGCGCGGCCAGCGCACGCCCGGCGGCCTCGACGTCGACCTCATCGCACGAGGAAGAACCGCAGACGCGCCCGATGTCGGTGAACGAGCGGCAGGAGCACCCCGATCAGAGCGCCGCCATGGCCTTCGACAACACCTCGCTCGAGACGCTCGAAACCCTGCCGGCGGAACTCGAGCTGGAGAAGCGCCCGTCCTCGCCGCCGACCACCGACGACATGCCGCTGCCCGAATTGCGGCTCGATCTGGAGCTGTTCGATCCGGCCATCGAGGCCGAGATCGCGCCCCGGCCGCGCCGTCGGCGTTAA
- a CDS encoding 3-hydroxyacyl-CoA dehydrogenase, whose protein sequence is MTVNFSKVAVVGAGAMGRGIAQIAVQAGSDVRLFDSFDGAAVRGREAVVAQWQKLHEKGKFDAAQLQAWSERLVAVGALADLADCDLVVEAVVEDMQVKRTLFRDLEGLVGTAATLATNTSSLSVTAIAAGMAHPERLAGFHFFNPVPLMKVVEVVAGFKTAPAVCERLAGYARQMGHSAVQAQDTPGFIVNHAGRGFGTEALRIVGEGVADFATIDRILKDQAGFRLGPFELMDLTALDVSHPVMESIYRQYYEEPRYRPSVITAQRLVAGALGRKTGEGFYRYVDGVAQVEAEPAAPVVDDPIAVWVSPRAARRAELLKLIHSLGGRLETGAAPSSAALIVVAPLGFDVTTVAAVERLDATRTVGIDLMVDDAATKRRVLATNPATRRDMRDMAHALFARDGKAVSVIRDSGGFVTQRVIGTIVNIAADMCQQRVCSPADLETAVRLGLGYPQGPLAMGDLYGPTNMLEVLFNLQTVYGDPRYRPSPWLRRRGALGLSLMHEEE, encoded by the coding sequence ATGACTGTGAATTTTTCCAAGGTGGCGGTGGTCGGTGCAGGGGCCATGGGCCGCGGCATCGCCCAGATCGCCGTGCAGGCAGGCAGCGACGTGCGGCTGTTCGACAGCTTCGACGGCGCCGCCGTCCGGGGGCGTGAGGCGGTCGTCGCGCAGTGGCAGAAGCTGCACGAGAAGGGCAAGTTCGATGCGGCGCAGCTGCAGGCGTGGTCCGAAAGACTGGTGGCCGTCGGCGCGCTGGCCGATCTGGCGGATTGCGATCTGGTGGTCGAAGCCGTGGTGGAAGACATGCAGGTCAAGCGTACGCTCTTCCGCGACCTGGAGGGCCTCGTCGGCACCGCCGCGACGCTTGCAACCAACACCTCGTCGCTGTCCGTCACGGCGATCGCGGCCGGCATGGCGCACCCGGAACGCCTGGCGGGCTTCCACTTCTTCAATCCCGTGCCGCTCATGAAGGTGGTCGAGGTCGTCGCCGGCTTCAAGACCGCCCCGGCGGTGTGCGAGCGGCTGGCTGGCTATGCACGCCAGATGGGCCACAGCGCGGTGCAGGCGCAGGACACGCCCGGCTTCATCGTCAACCACGCGGGCCGCGGCTTCGGCACCGAGGCGCTGCGCATCGTCGGCGAAGGCGTGGCGGACTTCGCGACGATCGACCGCATCCTGAAGGACCAGGCGGGCTTTCGCCTCGGCCCCTTCGAGCTGATGGACCTCACCGCGCTCGACGTGTCGCACCCGGTGATGGAGTCGATCTACCGCCAGTACTACGAAGAGCCGCGCTACCGGCCGAGCGTGATCACGGCGCAGCGGCTCGTGGCCGGCGCGCTGGGCCGCAAGACCGGCGAAGGCTTCTACCGCTATGTCGACGGCGTCGCGCAGGTCGAGGCCGAACCCGCCGCCCCGGTCGTCGACGACCCCATCGCGGTGTGGGTGTCGCCGCGCGCCGCACGGCGGGCCGAACTGCTCAAGCTGATCCACTCGCTCGGCGGCCGGCTCGAGACCGGCGCGGCGCCCTCCTCGGCCGCGCTGATCGTGGTCGCCCCGCTGGGCTTCGACGTGACCACCGTGGCCGCTGTCGAGCGCCTCGACGCCACGCGCACGGTCGGTATCGACCTGATGGTCGACGACGCTGCCACCAAGCGCCGCGTACTCGCCACCAATCCCGCCACACGGCGCGACATGCGCGACATGGCGCACGCGCTCTTCGCCCGCGACGGCAAGGCGGTGAGCGTGATCCGCGACAGCGGCGGCTTCGTCACGCAGCGCGTCATCGGCACCATCGTCAACATCGCGGCCGACATGTGCCAGCAGCGCGTGTGTTCGCCGGCCGACCTCGAGACCGCGGTGCGCCTCGGCCTGGGCTACCCTCAGGGGCCGCTCGCGATGGGAGACCTGTACGGGCCGACCAACATGCTCGAGGTGCTGTTCAACCTGCAGACGGTGTACGGCGACCCGCGCTACCGCCCGAGCCCGTGGCTGCGCCGCCGCGGCGCCCTGGGCCTGAGCCTGATGCACGAAGAAGAATGA
- a CDS encoding oxepin-CoA hydrolase, alternative type, whose translation MTAELRSTTEGRTMVLTIANPSLRNALDPAIYAAGIEALNGAENSSEIRSVVIVGEGAWFCAGGSLQRLQANRQQSPSVQAESIEGLHNWIDSIRTFPKPVIAAVEGAAAGAGFSLALACDLVVAARDAVFAASYSNVALSPDGGMSWHLAQALPRQLASEWLMGGERIAAARLHALGLVNELADSGQALTTALQLAARLDAKAPNALASIKELLNEARGATLPAQLTQERDHFVRNLHHANAGIGIAAFLAKETPRYE comes from the coding sequence ATGACCGCCGAACTCCGAAGCACGACCGAAGGCCGCACGATGGTGCTCACCATCGCCAACCCGTCCCTGCGCAATGCGCTCGACCCCGCGATCTACGCGGCCGGCATCGAGGCGCTGAACGGGGCGGAAAACAGCAGCGAGATCCGCAGCGTCGTGATCGTGGGCGAAGGCGCCTGGTTCTGCGCCGGCGGCTCGCTGCAGCGGCTGCAGGCCAACCGCCAGCAGTCGCCGTCGGTGCAGGCCGAATCGATCGAGGGCCTGCACAACTGGATCGACTCGATCCGCACCTTTCCGAAGCCGGTGATCGCGGCCGTCGAAGGCGCGGCTGCCGGCGCGGGTTTCTCGCTGGCGCTGGCCTGCGACCTGGTGGTGGCGGCGCGCGACGCGGTCTTCGCGGCGTCGTATAGCAACGTCGCGTTGTCGCCCGATGGCGGCATGAGCTGGCACCTGGCCCAGGCGCTGCCGCGGCAACTGGCGAGCGAATGGCTGATGGGCGGCGAGCGCATCGCCGCGGCGCGCCTGCACGCGCTCGGCCTGGTCAACGAACTGGCCGACAGTGGCCAGGCGCTGACCACCGCGCTGCAGCTGGCTGCACGGCTCGACGCGAAAGCGCCCAACGCGCTCGCAAGCATCAAGGAGCTGCTCAACGAGGCACGCGGTGCCACGCTGCCCGCGCAGCTCACGCAGGAACGCGACCACTTCGTGCGCAACCTGCATCACGCCAACGCGGGCATCGGCATCGCGGCCTTCCTCGCGAAAGAAACGCCGCGCTACGAGTGA
- a CDS encoding Crp/Fnr family transcriptional regulator encodes MDEPILTIDEREAINSGRWFSSLSPSLRHDILRCAFVRRHKDGDLLAARGDPPEGWIACAKGAVRVSSTTVSGKQVTLTYVEPGIWFGDVAMFDGDRRTHDAYAHGDTTTLNVARADFQKILATHVELYEALMRLQARRIRQLFGLVEDLNTLPLRARLAKQLTHLVRSYGVPSLADGSQLRIGLHLAQEELAQLLGASRQRVNQELKAMERENVLRIEPGGLVVLDRAALMRIAEADL; translated from the coding sequence ATGGACGAGCCCATTCTTACCATCGACGAACGCGAAGCGATCAACAGCGGTCGCTGGTTCTCATCCCTCTCACCCTCGCTGCGGCACGACATCCTCCGATGCGCATTTGTCAGACGTCACAAGGACGGCGACCTCCTGGCCGCCCGCGGCGATCCGCCCGAAGGATGGATCGCGTGCGCCAAGGGCGCGGTGCGCGTGAGCTCGACGACGGTGTCGGGCAAGCAGGTCACGCTGACCTACGTCGAGCCCGGCATCTGGTTCGGCGATGTGGCGATGTTCGACGGGGACCGTCGTACGCACGATGCCTATGCCCACGGCGACACCACCACGCTCAACGTGGCCCGTGCGGATTTCCAGAAGATTCTCGCCACGCACGTGGAGCTGTACGAAGCGCTGATGCGCCTGCAGGCACGCCGCATCCGCCAGCTGTTCGGGCTGGTGGAAGACCTCAACACCCTCCCCTTGCGGGCCCGGCTCGCCAAACAGCTGACGCACCTGGTGCGCAGCTACGGTGTGCCCAGCCTGGCCGACGGCAGCCAGCTGCGCATCGGCCTGCATCTGGCGCAGGAAGAACTCGCGCAGCTGCTCGGTGCGTCGCGGCAGCGGGTCAACCAGGAACTCAAGGCGATGGAGCGCGAGAACGTGCTGCGTATCGAACCGGGTGGCCTGGTGGTGCTCGACCGTGCCGCCCTCATGCGCATCGCGGAGGCCGACCTCTAA